In Triticum aestivum cultivar Chinese Spring chromosome 5B, IWGSC CS RefSeq v2.1, whole genome shotgun sequence, the following proteins share a genomic window:
- the LOC123111903 gene encoding annexin D5: MASLTLPPAPPNPRQDAIDLHKAFKGFGCDSTTVSNILAHRDSMQRGYIQQEYKTMYSEELSRRISSELSGNHKKAMSLWILDPAGRDATVLKEALSAESLDLKAATDIICSRTPSQLQIMKQTYYAKFGTYLEHDISQQASGDHQKILLAYVGIPRYEGPEVDPTIVTHDAKDLYKAGEKKLGTDEKTFIRIFTERSWAHMAAVASAYHHMYDRSLQKVVKNETSGNFEVALLTILRCAENPAKYFAKVLRKSMKGLGTDDKTLVRVVVTRTEIDMQYIKAEYYKKYKKPLADAIHSETSGGYRTFLLSLVGSH, from the exons GGTTTGGCTGTGATAGTACAACAGTTTCAAATATACTTGCTCACCGTGACTCAATGCAACGTGGATACATTCAACAGGAATACAAAACTATGTATTCTGAGGAACTTTCACGTCGTATATCGTCTGAACTCAGTGGAAACCACAAG AAAGCAATGTCGCTCTGGATTCTTGATCCTGCTGGACGTGATGCGACTGTTCTGAAAGAAGCTCTAAGTGCTGAAAGTCTTGATCTGAAAGCAGCTACTGATATAATATGTTCCAGGACACCATCACAGCTGCAAATAATGAAACAGACATATTATGCAAAGTTTGGTACTTATCTTGAGCATGACATTAGTCAGCAAGCATCCGGCGATCATCAGAAG ATCTTACTAGCCTATGTTGGCATTCCACGCTACGAAGGCCCGGAGGTTGATCCCACTATAGTGACACATGATGCGAAGGACCTCTACAAAGCTGGTGAGAAAAAGCTGGGCACAGATGAGAAAACCTTCATCCGCATCTTCACTGAACGCAGCTGGGCACACATGGCAGCTGTTGCTTCTGCTTACCATCACATGTATGATCGGTCGTTACAGAAG GTTGTGAAGAATGAAACATCTGGAAACTTTGAAGTTGCTCTGTTAACTATCCTCAGATGTGCTGAGAATCCAGCGAAGTATTTTGCTAAG GTGTTGAGGAAGTCCATGAAAGGTCTAGGTACTGATGACAAGACACTTGTAAGGGTTGTGGTAACAAGGACTGAGATTGATATGCAGTATATCAAGGCAGAATATTACAAGAAATACAAAAAGCCTTTAGCTGATGCTATCCATTCCGAAACATCAGGCGGTTATCGGACATTCCTGCTTTCTCTTGTTGGTAGCCATTAG
- the LOC123116141 gene encoding uncharacterized protein, translating to MVDAPDGGVRANGEATSSHSSSVEEDAPPSVLCGFVNGGQPLSRRPLDDATRPGETWWPRQTTEDAAHRLVAWTRDSGSVRALLVVSVGSVASVPLTVLLVFTFLLAAATTTAIVTSIVMSLAAAGGFMSVLFAFAAAMYIGAVSVAVLVISAMTVATVVAITIASGWVAFFWILWFSAKKCMGLA from the exons ATGGTCGACGCTCCGGACGGCGGTGTGCGCGCCAACGGCGAGGCCACCTCCTCCCACTCATCTTCCGTCGAGGAGGATGCTCCCCCGTCCGTACTCTGCGGCTTCGTCAATGGTGGGCAGCCACTGTCCCGGCGCCCCCTGGACGACGCGACACGCCCCGGTGAGACATGGTGGCCGCGCCAGACGACGGAGGACGCCGCGCACCGCCTGGTGGCGTGGACAAGGGACAGCGGCTCCGTCCGCGCGCTGCTCGTCGTGTCG GTTGGATCCGTGGCCTCCGTACCGCTGACTGTCCTCCTGGTCTTCACGTTCCTCctcgcggcggcgacgacgaccgcCATTGTCACTTCGATCGTCATGTCCCTGGCTGCCGCCGGAGGATTCATGTCCGTGCTGTTCGCTTTCGCGGCGGCGATGTACATCGGGGCAGTGTCAGTCGCCGTCCTTGTTATTTCAGCAATGACCGTGGCAACAGTCGTTGCCATCACGATTGCCAGTG GTTGGGTCGCGTTCTTCTGGATTCTTTGGTTTTCTGCTAAGAAATGCATGGGCCTTGCTTAG